One genomic region from Nitrospira sp. encodes:
- a CDS encoding CHAP domain-containing protein, with protein MTPTLGTRGAHCCTMAKAVPRQTALAKTAVRFVGQSRIQVGGRNYAPDCSGFVRGVYASERVDLYGGLGELDGGNGVGRIFTHVVEHGRIHYGPTVHPGDLVFFHNTWDFNRDGLPNDPLTHVGVVEKVDLDGTVVFVSSVSEGIKRYRMNLSHPDRHKAADGRVLNDFLRRKHVGDAQGTYYLTGRLFAAFGTLAH; from the coding sequence GTGACTCCCACCCTGGGCACGCGCGGAGCGCATTGCTGCACCATGGCCAAGGCAGTTCCGCGACAGACGGCGCTGGCGAAGACGGCGGTGCGGTTTGTCGGACAGTCTCGGATTCAGGTTGGGGGCCGGAACTATGCTCCGGATTGTTCAGGTTTCGTTCGAGGCGTATACGCCTCGGAGCGTGTCGACTTGTATGGTGGGCTGGGGGAGCTTGATGGAGGCAACGGGGTCGGGCGCATTTTTACCCATGTGGTGGAACATGGCCGGATTCACTACGGCCCTACCGTCCATCCAGGTGACCTGGTCTTTTTCCACAACACCTGGGATTTCAACCGCGACGGATTGCCGAACGACCCGCTCACACACGTCGGCGTCGTCGAGAAAGTGGACCTTGATGGGACCGTCGTGTTCGTCAGTTCGGTTTCAGAGGGGATTAAACGGTACAGGATGAACCTCAGTCATCCCGACAGACACAAGGCTGCTGATGGACGAGTCTTGAACGACTTCTTGCGACGCAAGCATGTGGGAGACGCTCAAGGAACCTATTATCTTACCGGGCGACTGTTCGCCGCTTTTGGAACGCTTGCTCACTAA
- a CDS encoding class II fumarate hydratase, with protein MKKDQNKPPATTRIERDTMGELAVPAEAYYGVQTARAIENFPISSLRMPRAIIRAMGMIKRAAATVNHSLGLLGRQPSEAVKQAATEVVDGKWDAEFPVDIFQTGSGTSTNMNTNEVISNRATELLGGARGSKLVHPNDHVNLGQSSNDVIPTAIHIAASEMMQQQLLPALARLHKALKGKAKEFDKIVKIGRTHLQDATPVRLGQEFGGYARQIELGIQRVMRAQEALSEVALGGTAVGTGLNCHPKFSAKVMAIISKETGCFFKEAKNHFEAQSAQDSLVEASGHLRTLAVSLMKIANDIRWLGSGPRCGLGEINLPETQPGSSIMPGKVNPVIAESVTMVCAQVIGNDVTVTVGGQAANFELIVMMPVMAYNLVQSIELLATASNNFSVKCIEGIQANEDRCKSLIEESLAMCTALAPEIGYEAAAKLAKEAYKSGKTVRQVAKDQKVLPDRRLAELLDPWRMTEPGGPVGSAGG; from the coding sequence ATGAAAAAGGATCAGAATAAGCCGCCGGCAACGACTCGAATTGAGCGAGATACCATGGGGGAACTGGCTGTTCCAGCCGAGGCCTACTATGGTGTACAGACTGCCCGCGCCATTGAGAATTTTCCGATCAGCTCGCTGCGGATGCCGCGGGCAATTATTCGGGCTATGGGAATGATCAAGCGGGCTGCGGCCACCGTCAACCACTCCCTCGGTTTGCTGGGTAGGCAACCCTCGGAGGCCGTCAAGCAGGCAGCGACTGAAGTGGTCGATGGCAAATGGGATGCCGAGTTTCCTGTCGATATTTTTCAGACTGGGTCCGGTACGTCGACCAACATGAACACCAATGAGGTCATCTCCAATCGCGCCACTGAGCTACTCGGCGGCGCACGCGGCAGCAAATTGGTCCATCCGAACGACCATGTGAATCTTGGGCAGTCGAGCAACGACGTGATTCCGACTGCCATTCACATCGCCGCCTCAGAAATGATGCAGCAGCAGCTGTTGCCGGCCCTGGCTCGATTGCACAAGGCATTGAAGGGCAAGGCCAAGGAGTTCGATAAGATCGTGAAGATCGGGCGCACACACTTGCAAGACGCCACGCCGGTTCGTCTCGGCCAGGAATTCGGAGGTTACGCCAGACAAATCGAACTTGGCATCCAGCGGGTCATGCGAGCGCAGGAGGCTTTGAGCGAAGTTGCATTGGGCGGGACGGCCGTCGGCACAGGCTTGAACTGTCATCCGAAATTTTCCGCCAAGGTCATGGCGATCATTTCCAAGGAAACCGGCTGCTTCTTCAAAGAAGCCAAGAATCATTTTGAGGCGCAGTCGGCGCAGGATTCGTTAGTTGAAGCCAGTGGACACCTACGGACCCTGGCAGTCAGTCTCATGAAGATCGCCAACGATATTCGCTGGCTTGGGTCCGGGCCACGCTGTGGACTCGGCGAAATCAATTTGCCCGAGACGCAACCTGGTTCGTCGATCATGCCGGGCAAAGTCAATCCGGTGATCGCCGAATCCGTCACGATGGTCTGCGCGCAGGTCATCGGCAACGACGTGACGGTAACTGTAGGCGGCCAGGCGGCAAATTTCGAACTCATCGTGATGATGCCGGTCATGGCGTACAACCTGGTGCAATCCATCGAACTTCTCGCAACAGCCTCCAACAATTTCTCGGTCAAGTGTATTGAAGGGATCCAGGCAAACGAAGACCGTTGTAAGAGTCTCATCGAAGAAAGCCTGGCGATGTGTACTGCCCTGGCTCCAGAGATTGGTTACGAGGCAGCGGCAAAATTGGCGAAGGAGGCGTATAAATCTGGAAAGACGGTGAGGCAGGTCGCCAAAGACCAAAAAGTATTACCCGACAGACGCCTCGCCGAACTCCTCGATCCGTGGCGCATGACTGAACCAGGCGGACCAGTGGGAAGTGCGGGAGGATAG